From Hydrogenispora ethanolica, the proteins below share one genomic window:
- a CDS encoding nitroreductase family protein, translating to MDFFELVEQRHSVRGYRSDPVEPEKLRRILEAARLAPTAANRQAFRVIALPTAQRQAELKQVYGRDWFVEAPLVLAVCAIPGQSWVRSDGKNYSDVDAAIVMDHMVLAATALGLGTCWIGAFDAAAARRVFELDPGWEPVLLSPLGYARDDSFKKQRKSLEELVVYK from the coding sequence ATGGACTTTTTTGAACTGGTGGAACAGCGCCACAGCGTTCGCGGCTACCGTTCCGATCCGGTGGAGCCGGAGAAGCTCCGGCGGATTCTGGAGGCGGCCCGGCTGGCGCCGACCGCGGCCAACCGCCAGGCGTTCCGGGTGATCGCGCTCCCGACGGCGCAGCGCCAAGCGGAACTGAAACAAGTGTACGGCCGGGACTGGTTCGTCGAAGCCCCGCTGGTCCTGGCGGTCTGCGCCATTCCCGGGCAGAGCTGGGTGCGCAGCGACGGAAAGAATTACAGCGACGTGGACGCGGCCATCGTGATGGACCATATGGTCCTGGCAGCCACCGCGCTCGGCCTGGGGACGTGTTGGATCGGTGCCTTTGACGCCGCCGCCGCCCGCCGGGTCTTCGAACTGGACCCGGGCTGGGAACCGGTGCTGCTCTCGCCGCTCGGCTACGCCAGGGACGATTCTTTCAAAAAGCAGCGCAAGTCCCTGGAGGAACTGGTGGTTTATAAGTAA
- a CDS encoding flavodoxin family protein: protein MSRKVIAVNGSPRKTWNTATLVRKALDGAAAQGAETELVHLYDLNFKGCTSCFACKRRDGKSYGQCAMRDELTPVLARIAAADALVIGSPIYFGAVTGEIRSFMERLLFQYLVYAIPPRTLFPKTLPVGFIYTMNVDDERLRSFKLDEQLRVTENAFQRAFGEVTTLYATDTLQFDDYAQYVNSMFDPEHKAKRRAEQFPKDCEAACAMGARLAGAGVAGPQ from the coding sequence ATGAGCAGGAAGGTCATCGCCGTCAACGGCAGCCCCCGCAAGACTTGGAATACCGCCACCCTGGTCCGGAAAGCGCTGGACGGCGCGGCTGCGCAGGGCGCCGAGACCGAACTGGTCCATCTCTATGATCTGAATTTCAAGGGCTGCACTAGCTGTTTCGCGTGCAAGCGCCGTGACGGCAAAAGCTACGGCCAATGCGCCATGCGGGATGAATTGACTCCGGTGCTGGCGCGGATCGCGGCGGCCGACGCCCTGGTGATCGGTTCGCCCATCTATTTCGGAGCAGTGACGGGGGAGATCCGCTCATTCATGGAGCGATTGCTCTTTCAATATCTGGTGTATGCGATCCCGCCACGCACCCTCTTCCCCAAAACGTTGCCGGTCGGGTTCATCTATACCATGAACGTTGACGATGAACGGCTGAGAAGCTTCAAGCTGGATGAACAGCTGCGAGTCACCGAGAATGCGTTCCAACGGGCCTTCGGTGAGGTGACAACGCTGTATGCCACGGATACTTTGCAATTCGACGATTACGCCCAATATGTCAACTCCATGTTCGACCCGGAACACAAGGCCAAGCGGCGCGCGGAGCAATTTCCCAAGGATTGCGAGGCGGCCTGCGCCATGGGCGCGCGTTTGGCCGGCGCAGGGGTGGCCGGGCCGCAATAG
- a CDS encoding nitroreductase family protein, with the protein MSLLSVDQAQCVRCGTCAAVCPIGGGLIAMGEKGPEAQEDDSCIGCGHCVAVCPTAALDNRRAPLGKQAAAPQERRWDAGQAAQFLRSRRSIRNYRPEAVPRETLLQLLDMARFAPTASNRQGISFRVISDREKLKRIAAATVGWLEQTVASGGMKSAAGHIRAFQKGEDTILRSAPHLILALCPRGTAEVGRSSADFMLAYAELYALALGLGTCWAGLLQYCAFSGYSPLLELLELPADREVAGALMAGYPRFHYQRLVDREPLAVSWS; encoded by the coding sequence ATGTCGCTGTTAAGCGTGGACCAGGCGCAATGTGTCCGTTGCGGAACTTGCGCCGCGGTCTGTCCCATTGGCGGAGGGCTCATTGCCATGGGAGAGAAAGGCCCGGAGGCGCAGGAGGACGATTCCTGCATCGGCTGCGGCCATTGCGTGGCGGTCTGTCCCACGGCCGCTCTGGATAACCGGCGGGCTCCCTTGGGGAAACAGGCCGCCGCTCCCCAGGAGCGGCGCTGGGATGCCGGCCAGGCGGCGCAGTTTTTACGTTCGCGCCGTTCCATCCGGAATTACCGGCCGGAAGCGGTTCCCCGCGAAACGTTATTGCAACTGCTGGATATGGCCCGTTTTGCTCCCACGGCCAGCAATCGCCAGGGAATCTCATTCCGGGTGATCAGCGACCGGGAGAAGCTGAAGCGCATCGCGGCGGCCACCGTCGGCTGGCTGGAACAGACGGTGGCATCCGGCGGGATGAAATCAGCCGCCGGACATATCCGGGCGTTTCAAAAAGGCGAGGACACGATCCTGCGGAGCGCGCCCCATTTGATCCTGGCCTTATGCCCCCGGGGTACCGCGGAGGTGGGCCGCAGCAGCGCCGACTTTATGCTGGCCTATGCCGAGCTGTACGCGCTCGCTCTCGGCCTGGGGACTTGCTGGGCGGGCCTGTTGCAGTACTGCGCCTTCAGCGGTTATTCCCCCTTGCTCGAGCTGCTGGAACTCCCGGCCGACCGGGAAGTGGCCGGAGCGCTGATGGCCGGATATCCCCGGTTCCATTACCAGCGCCTGGTGGACCGCGAGCCGTTGGCCGTTTCCTGGAGCTGA
- a CDS encoding flavin reductase family protein, with protein sequence MLQTIAPEKLTDNVFDLVGKDWMLITAGDLQKYNTMTASWGGFGILWGKKVCFCVVRPSRYTYQFMEASDRFTLSFFPEQYREALNFCGSKSGRDVDKAAATGLTPVAGAGGLVYFDQARLVMECAKLYYQDLDPAHFLDPGIEKNYQGRDYHRMYIGEITRCLLKEAE encoded by the coding sequence ATGTTGCAAACGATCGCGCCCGAAAAACTGACGGACAACGTCTTTGACCTCGTCGGCAAGGATTGGATGCTGATCACCGCCGGCGATCTGCAAAAGTATAACACCATGACCGCCTCGTGGGGCGGCTTCGGGATCCTGTGGGGCAAGAAGGTCTGCTTCTGCGTGGTGCGGCCCAGCCGCTACACCTATCAATTCATGGAAGCGTCGGACCGTTTCACCCTGAGCTTCTTCCCCGAGCAGTACCGGGAGGCGCTCAATTTCTGCGGCAGCAAATCCGGCCGTGACGTGGATAAGGCCGCCGCCACCGGGCTCACTCCGGTCGCCGGCGCAGGGGGGCTGGTCTATTTCGATCAGGCCCGATTGGTCATGGAATGCGCCAAACTGTATTATCAGGATCTGGACCCGGCGCACTTCCTCGATCCCGGAATCGAAAAAAATTATCAGGGCCGGGATTACCACCGGATGTACATCGGGGAGATCACCCGCTGCCTGCTGAAGGAAGCCGAATGA